The Maritimibacter sp. DP1N21-5 sequence GGCCACGGGATCGGCGGATAGCGCGGCGGCCAGCGCGACCAGCGCCGGCAATTCCGCGGCATCGGCCACGGCGGCGGATGGGTCAGCTACGGCGGCGGCCGGAAGTGCCTCGGCGGCATCCGACAGCGCCGGTGATGCAGCGGCCAGCGCGGCGGCGGCGGAAGAGGCCGCGATCACCTACGCCATTGCACTCGGGTAACAGGAGACAGACATGGCACTCACCAACGCAACGCAAGCCGATGTCGGCACCAGCCCGGCGACGGTCTACACCGTCCCGGCCTCCACGGTCGCGACGATCATCAACATCAACCTTGCGAACACAGAGGCGACCCAGATCGAGGCGACCGTCACGGCCAACGGCGTCGTGCTCTTGCCCGCGATCCCAATCCCTGCCGGCGCGTCGTTCTCCTACGACTGCAAGGTCGTCTTGGAAGCCGCGCAAACGCTTGTCGTGACTAGCGACACGGCGGCGAGCCTCGACGTGTTCGTCAGCATGTTGGAGCAGGCCTGATGAGTGGATACAACGGGTCAACCCCAACACTGGTGACGCCAACGCCGGACTTGCTCTACCAACTCGGTCAGCGCAATCGCGTGATCAATGGCGCCTTCTCGATCAACCAGCGGGCCGTTTCAGGCACGGTATCAGTCGGGGCATACACCTACGCACATGACAGATGGCGCGGCGGGGACTCTGGCTGCACCTACACTTTCGCCACCTCAGAAAACTTGACGACTATTACCATCACGGCTGGTTCGTTGGTCCAAGTCGTTGAAGGCGCCACACTGCAAAGCGGCGCGCACACGCTGTCATGGGGCGGCTCCGTAGGCATGAAGATCAATGGAGGGGCGGCAGGCGTCAGCGGAATGCAGGCAGTCTTGACGGGTGGCGCCGATTGCTACTTGGAGACGGTGGGCACGGGGACACTTAACCTCGTTCAGCTTGAGCGTGGCGGCGTCATCACTCCCTTTGAGTTTCGGGATGACGAATTGCGTCGGTGTCGCCGGTATTACATCGGCTGGTCAGTGGCAGCTAACAAAGGGCCGATGTCTCAGCAGACAGAGAGTAGCGGCACTGGTTTGGGTTCCTCTGTTGTCATGCAGTTTGAAAACCCTCTGCGCACGACTCCTGCGGCGTCCGGCTATTTCAACGCATCGGCCGGTGGCTCGGTATCGGGCGCAGCCAGCATTGGGGGCGACGTTTCGCCCAATAGCGTCCGTTTTGGCGCAACCAACCGCTACGCCCACACGCTCGACACAGTTTCCATCGACGCGGAGATTTACACATGAGCGGCTACAACGGACGCACCCCGGTCCCGCAGGCGACCCGCACGGACCAATCGTTCATCGCGACCGCCTCGCAGACAACCTTCGCGACCCTCGGGTATACTCCCGGTTTCGAGTTGGTATGGCTGAACGGCGTGAAGCTGGTGCGTGGAGACGACTACACGGCGGTCAACGGGTCGGACATTGTGCTGGCTTCCGGGGCAGCCGCAGATGATGTGCTTGAGTTCATCGCGTTCAAGACGTTCGAGGCTGCATCTTTCCTCTCCGGCGCGCATCTGGGGCCTCGGAATAGGATCATCAATGGCAACTTCGCGATCAACCAACGAGAAGTGTCGGGCACGGTTGTTCTGTCCGCAGGGGCCTACGGCCACGATATGTGGAAAGCTGGGGCGAGCGGGTGCACCTATACCTTCGCGACCAGCGAGAACGTTACGACGATCACGATCAGCGCAGGTTCTCTCAAGCAAATAATCAGCGGCGATGACCTGCAATCCGGCACCTATGTCCTTTCGTGGACCGGCACGCTGCAAATGAAGATCGACGGCGGCACGGCTGGCGACAGCGGCATGATTGATACTCTCACGGGCGGGACCGATGCCGAGGTTGAAACATCTGGCACTGGCGAAATGAGCCTAGTCCAGCTTGAGCCGGGTAGTGTTGCCACATCGTTCGAGCTTCTGGCGCGGACCGCAGAACTGTTGCGGTGCCAAGCATACTACGAAACGGGATACCAGGTTGAATACTCTAGCTCAGAAACTGCCTCAGACTTGCGGCGATATGTGAGTTTCAAGGTAACAAAAGCCTCCGTGCCTCACACGGTTACCGCAGCAGGTAGTAGATACACTGGTGGCGGCACCAGCGTTTCTGCAACCTACGGGATAATTAGCGGGCCCTACATTCACGGTTTTACGTGGAGAATTAATGCCAGCGACACCGAGGGGATGCAGCTCACTTGGACAGCAGATTGCAGTCCATGAGGAGCCCGTGATGTATACCGCCGTCCACGGAACCTTCGCGACATATTACATGAGGATTATCTAATGTCCAAAGCAAGACAGAACGCAGACGGCATCGAATACGGCTCGAACGCGAACGGGAGTTACACCAAGTTCCCCGATGGGACGCTGATTTGCTGGATGGATCACAGCTTCGGACCTCCGAGCGGCTGGTCGGGAACAGCGGGAAACAAACTTGAGAACTACACATGGACCTACCCCCATGCGTTCTTAGAGACGCCTCGGGTGTTCGCATCAGGCGATCAGGAGCAGGCGGCTGCAAACACGACCGGGGAGGTTATTATCTCGCCCCGCCGCCAGTTCTCAAACTCAGCGACAGCGGCGAAAATATCTGCGAAGGAAATTGGCGGCACGAATGATGGAAACAGCGCCGCTGGTAGCTTTCTCGCAATCGGTCGGTGGAAGTGATGTATACCGCCGCCCACGGAACCTTCGGAGCCATCATCACTGTCGCGGCATGGTCCGTCGCGGGGCCTGCTGGCGTGGTCGGGGCTCTGCCGCTGGCCTTTCTTTCGCACCACGTCCTCGATCGCTTCTGGGAACACCCCTACGGGCGGTTCCTGTCGCGTCAGCATATTCTCTGGGACGGCGTGCCGATCCTGATGTTCGCACTCGCGGCGTTTCTTTCCGGCATCCCTTGGGTCATGGTTTCCGGCTGGATCGCGGGCAATGCGATGGACATCTGGGACAAGGGCCGGAGCTGGATCCGCTATGGCTCGCCCTTCGCCGATCCCGGCTTCTGGCACAGACACAATCCCCCGAAATGGAGCATGAGCGACGGGCAGACAAAGGCGGTGGCGGTCCTCGCCGGCGCCCTGCCGTTTGTCATCCTCCTCGTTCTTCAAGGAGCATCGACATGAAATACCTCATCCCCGAGTGGAAACAGGCCCACCGCATGTGGTCGATCTGGGTTCTGGTCGCCCAAGCCGCCGCCGGCATCGGCGCGATCTGGGACGCCACGACGCCGGAGCAGACCGGACTGTCGGTCATGACCTGGGCGCTGATCAGTGCGGTTCTCGGCATCATCGGCATCCCAGCCCGGCTCCTGCAACAGAAGGACCTCGCCCGGAAGGTTGCCGAGATGATCCGCGACGAGGCCGGTGCGATCCGCAGCAAGACCGCCAAGGGCGCGGCGATCGGGGCGGCGGTCATGGCTCTGGCCGTGCCCGTGGTCGCGAAATGGGAAGGGCTCCGAACCGAGGCCTACCGCGATGTCGTGGGTGTCTGGACTGTCTGCTACGGCGAGACCGAGGGCGTTCGCCCGGGCGACGTTCACACCCGGGCCGAGTGCGCCTCGATGCTCGAGGAGCGGCTTTTCGAGGATTACTATGTCCCGCTCACCCGTTGCATCCCCAACCTGCCCATGGCCCCGGTCGAGGTGCAGGCGTCGTTCGCGTCGTGGACCTACAACGTGGGCATCGGCGCGGCGTGTAGTTCCACGCTCGCGCGGTATGCCCGGGCCGGTGACTGGCGCGCGGCCTGC is a genomic window containing:
- a CDS encoding lysozyme translates to MKYLIPEWKQAHRMWSIWVLVAQAAAGIGAIWDATTPEQTGLSVMTWALISAVLGIIGIPARLLQQKDLARKVAEMIRDEAGAIRSKTAKGAAIGAAVMALAVPVVAKWEGLRTEAYRDVVGVWTVCYGETEGVRPGDVHTRAECASMLEERLFEDYYVPLTRCIPNLPMAPVEVQASFASWTYNVGIGAACSSTLARYARAGDWRAACDQLPRWNRAGGRVWKGLDNRRADERGLCLSGLK